Within Ipomoea triloba cultivar NCNSP0323 chromosome 9, ASM357664v1, the genomic segment ACGTTGATGTACATCGGATTCAATGAGAGGTGGAGAAGAAACATAATGAAATGCATCTCTACACCTAGACTAGCAATCAATTGGAACGGACAGGCCACTGAATGGTTCCATCTGAAACGCGGAATTAGACAGGGAGACCCCATTTCTCccctaatttttgttttgtgcaTTGAAAGATTAAGTCATATCATTCTGAAATCAGTTAATGATGCTAGCTGGAAAGGGATCAAACTGAGTAGAAATGGCCCTCACCTCTCTCATTTATTCTTTGCAGAAGATATGGTACTCTTTGGAGAGGCTACCATCGAGCAAGCCAAAGTTATGAAGAAATGCTTAATGCTGTTTTGTGATCATTTCTGCCAGAAAGTAAACACCCATAAATCCTCAATATTCTTCTCAAAGAACACACATTTGGAACTTCAACAGAGGATCGTGGACATCTCAGGGATCCCCAAAGTGGAAGATATGGGAAAATACCTTGGCATCCCATCAATACATGGAAGGGTAAAAAACATAACTTGTGCTAGTCTAATAGAGAGGATCTAGAACAGTGTGACACCATTGATTTTTGGgcatcttaaaattattttactaacTGTTGTATCGTTAAATTCGTCCATTTTAAATTATTCTATCATATTGTTTGACCCAAATTATACTTAATGTTTGttattctatattattattattattattattattattattattattattatataatattcctAATCCTAAGATACGTAAgtacacaattatatatatgtttacctAATTCCTAAATCTAACGCACACAGTTATATATGCATGCTAATATCTTTACTAAtctctatataaatatatatgatgtatacGATTAGGATTGTATGActggttatgtatataattattttcctaaATTTAGTCTACTTAATTATATTTCCCCTCTATAAATATTCTTTATTAGTTAACCCTAGGTCCATCATATATTCCTCCTCTCTCATATTCTCTCTTCATTCTTTCTCtctcaaataaataaaaccctaGCCTTCTCTTTGTTTATCATCAATTCAAGAATTAGAGGTCAAGGATCATCAAGTTTAGGTGGTTAATTTTGGACTTTcgaggtaagatttatgtctacccaaaatttatttaccccaAAGTAAAATCGTTTTACTAAGTGTTTATGTGcaaaatgttatgaaataaaaggaaaatgatggaTGTCCAAGTTATGGTTTGAACCTTGGACCATTCACTTAAATGCTAAGACTTAATCCACACAACAACAACTATTGCTGATGACAAATTTGGAGAACATTTAAGAAGTAAATGTGACTGGAAAGCTAGttcaagatgaagacaaaagcTATGGGTTAGGGGAATTGACCCCTTGACCTTAGGGTAACAAAGAACATCTAGGCATTTGACAAATCCAACCAAACCAGGACAATTATGTGCATttattgtacatatatatatttgtttactcaTCCCCTGACATTATAAAAACNTTAATGATGCTAGCTGGAAAGGGATCAAACTGAGTAGAAATGGCCCTCACCTCTCTCATTTATTCTTTGCAGAAGATATGGTACTCTTTGGAGAGGCTACCATCGAGCAAGCCAAAGTTATGAAGAAATGCTTAATGCTGTTTTGTGATCATTTCTGCCAGAAAGTAAACACCCATAAATCCTCAATATTCTTCTCAAAGAACACACATTTGGAACTTCAACAGAGGATCGTGGACATCTCAGGGATCCCCAAAGTGGAAGATATGGGAAAATACCTTGGCATCCCATCAATACATGGAAGGGTAAAAAACATAACTTGTGCTAGTCTAATAGAGAGGATCTAGAACAGTGTGACACCATTGATTTTTGGgcatcttaaaattattttactaacTGTTGTATCGTTAAATTCGTCCATTTTAAATTATTCTATCATATTGTTTGACCCAAATTATACTTAATGTTTGttattctatattattattattattattattattattattattattattatataatattcctAATCCTAAGATACGTAAgtacacaattatatatatgtttacctAATTCCTAAATCTAACGCACACAGTTATATATGCATGCTAATATCTTTACTAAtctctatataaatatatatgatgtatacGATTAGGATTGTATGActggttatgtatataattattttcctaaATTTAGTCTACTTAATTATATTTCCCCTCTATAAATATTCTTTATTAGTTAACCCTAGGTCCATCATATATTCCTCCTCTCTCATATTCTCTCTTCATTCTTTCTCtctcaaataaataaaaccctaGCCTTCTCTTTGTTTATCATCAATTCAAGAATTAGAGGTCAAGGATCATCAAGTTTAGGTGGTTAATTTTGGACTTTcgaggtaagatttatgtctacccaaaatttatttaccccaAAGTAAAATCGTTTTACTAAGTGTTTATGTGcaaaatgttatgaaataaaaggaaaatgatggaTGTCCAAGTTATGGTTTGAACCTTGGACCATTCACTTAAATGCTAAGACTTAATCCACACAACAACAACTATTGCTGATGACAAATTTGGAGAACATTTAAGAAGTAAATGTGACTGGAAAGCTAGttcaagatgaagacaaaagcTATGGGTTAGGGGAATTGACCCCTTGACCTTAGGGTAACAAAGAACATCTAGGCATTTGACAAATCCAACCAAACCAGGACAATTATGTGCATttattgtacatatatatatttgtttactcaTCCCCTGACATTATAAAAACACCCTCCACTCTTTGTAAAATCATCCAGGATCTTCATATATTAAATGCTTCACTTCTTTCCCATTTCCAGACTTTCGGCCatttcactattattattattactattatttttattattagtagtagtactataatttacaacacgttatcagcacgagtgtTCTAAATCTCCAGTGAACGGTACTACTTTCCTACACTccttattataatttatattctgcattaaaaaaaaattactttcttttatatctaatattatgtcttcaaaaaaaaaattactttcttTTATATCTAATATTATGTCTTCAATTGCCAAACGTGAATTTACTGAGCTTGCCATTATGTCTTCAATTGCCAAACGTGAATTTACTGAGCTTGCCATTGAGTCTTCAATTGCCAAACGTGAATTTACTGAGCTTGCCATTGACGGTAGCAACTATTTGACTTGGGCCTTAGATGTTGAAATGCATTTGACATCAAAGAACTTAAAGCAAACTATTGCTGATGAGTCACAAAGCACTGATGCCCAGAAGGCACAAGCTCTTATTTTCCTACGCCACCATTTGAATAAcgattttaaaaatgagtatttgattGAAAAAGACCCACATGCATTATGGAAGTCCCTGAAGGACCGATTTGACCAACAACTATCAATTGTCCTCCCTCAGGCACAATTTGACTGGCTGAATCTGAGGTTTCAAGATTACAAATCTGTAATTGAATATAATTCAGCCTTGCACAAAATTGTATCACAGCTGAAGCTCTGCAAACATGAAGTTTCAGAGTctgatttaattgaaaagacttTTTCTACTTTTCATGCGAGTAACCTTGTACTCCAGCAGCAGTACAGGGCTAAGAATTATGACAAACACTCTGAACTAATTTCAGCACTTCTTGTGGCTGAAAAACATAATCAGTTGTTGATGAAAAATCATAATGCACGACCAGTTGGCTCTGCACCTGTGCCTGAAGCACATAATATTGCCAAAGGGTGGAAAAATAGAAGAGGTCGTGGTAAGGGTCGTGGTGGTAGACACGGTCGCGGTAATCGTAGAGGTATGGAACGTATTGGTTTTGTCCCGGAAGGTCAAAGCTCATACAATCGCGGTAACCGTAGGGGTACAGAACGCATTATTCTTACCCAAGGAAATCAAAACTCATCAAAGAAAAACTCTGGTCATAAACAGGTTTGCTACCGATGCGGATGTAGTGGGCACTGGTCCCGTACATGCCACATACCAAGGCATTTGGTTAATGCTTAtcaaatgatgatgaagaaagaTGATAAGCAACCAACAAAGAATGAATCTCATCATGCCAGTACCAGTTTGCCTGCAGCAAACGCGGTCataaataatgatgatgatgatctcctgatgaattatgaaattggaGATTTTGAGCTTGAAGAATAGGGTGATCATGCATGGCATGTTGTTGACATTTTATGAATATTTCTGTTGCTTTCCTTTaagtttattataataaaatcttgtaatatattaatggcatgattatatatatcttttatcATATGCTTTTAACAACACTTCGATTTTTTACTGTCTACACGATGGACAATAAACCAATCATGTGCTTGGTGGATAGTGCAACTACACATACTATCCTTACAAATAAAAGGTTTTTTCAGACACTAAACAAGACGGGTAATAATATCACAACAATTGCAAATGATGAGATACAAGTAGTGGGCTCCGGTAGAGCTTCACTTATCCTCCCTAAAGGTACAAAGttactaattgaaaatgctttgTTGTACCCCCAATCTAAGAGAACCCTGCTTAGTTTTAAAGATATTCGGGCAAATGGTTTTCATATTGAAACCAGAACTAAGGGAAATCAGGAGTTCTTAATCATGACTCAGTTAATCACTGGTCATAAGCAAGAGGTTGAGGAACTTGCATCTTTATCTTCTGGGTTGTATTATACCCACATACGACCCAACATCTCATGTGTTGCACTAACCATGAAATTAAAAGATCCACATTCTTTTCAAATTTGGCATGACCGCTTAGGTCATCCTGGTCAAAATATGATGCGTCGGATTATTTCTAATTCTGCTGGACATAACCTTTCAAGGTCTCATGTACTTTCGCcaaatatgtatacatgtattgCTTGTGCGAAAGGAAAATATATCATACGCCCGTCGCGTACTAAGGTTGGACATGAATCGCCTACTTTTCTGCAAAGGTTGCAGGGCGATATTTGTGGACCTATTAATCCACCTTCTGGACCATTTAGATATTTTATGATCCTTATTGATGCTTCTACTCATTGGACTCATGTCAGTCTGTTATCAACGAGAAATAAAGCTTTCGCTAAATTTATTGcgaaaattattgaattaaatgcCCAGTTCCCAGATTATCCGATTAAATCAATAAGAATGGATAATGCTGGAGAATTTACATCGACTGCTTTCGATGATTATTGTATGGTTTTGGGCATCAAAGTAGAGCATCCTGTACCTTATGTCCATACCCAGAATGGTCTAGCTGAATCGCTGATTAAGCgtattaaattaattgcaaGACCATTACTACAAAAGTCCAGTTTACCAATTTCTTGTTGGGGACATGCAGTATTGCATGCTGCGGCTTTGATACAAATCCGACCTACTGCATATCATGATCATTCCCCCTTACAACTACTACGTGGCATAGAACCAAACATTTCCCATCTGCGTATATTTGGATGTGCAGTCTATACTCCTATACCACCTACACATCGTACCTCCATGGGCCCGCAACGAAAATTAGGTATATATGTTGGATATGAATCTCCCTCCATCATTAAATACCTAGAGCCCATGACAGGAGATCAGTTTACTGCGAGGTACGCTGACTGCATCTTTGATGAAGATCATTTCCCGACATTAGGGGGAGGTAAAGTACCTTCTTTAACAAAATGTCGAGAAATTTCATGGGATGaaaaagatcttcaatatcttGATCCACGTACTAGTCAAACTGAACTGGAAGTTCAGAAGATTGttaatttgtaaaatttagCAAATAACCTGCCAGATGCTTTTACTGATTATAAAGGAGTGACTAGGTCCCATATTCCTGCTCTGAATGCTCCTTCTAGAGTAGAAGTCCCCAAGGGTCCAAGTATGCACACTGACACTCCCCACCGCCAGAAGCGCGGGAGACCAGTTGGTGCAAAAGATTTAAATCCGCGGAAAACCAGAAATGGTAAAGTTTCACAGTCACTTCAGGAAGTTTTTATCCGTCTTGAAGACGAAATACCTAGTGAACATGCACATGCTCCATATAACACTAGGGATGCGGAACACCTAGATCATAATATTTTGGGAAATGATAATGATCTGGTTGATGTAAATATAGAAACTGccataaattttgttaatacaGGAGAAACTCATAACAGAGAATTGACAGTCGTCGACGACACTTTTGCCTGCGCAATTGCCTTGAACATATCACGTGATAATCTGGATCCAGAACCAAAATCAATAACCGAGTGCCGGAAGCGCTCTGACTGGTTAAAGTGGAAAGAGGCAATTGAGGCAGAGCTCAACTCgcttaataaaagaaaagtttTTGGTCCCACCGTACTTACCCCGAAAGGTATGATCCCAGTAGGATCTAAGTGGGTGTTCGTACGGAAGAGGAATGAAAACAATGAGGTGGTGAAATATAAAGCGAGATTGGTTGCTCAGGGTTTTACGCAAAGACCCGGAATTGATTTTGAGCAAACATATTCTCCTGTTATTGATGACACTTCTTTCCGCTATTTAATATCACTGgcagtaaaaatgaaattagatatgcagttgatgGATGTAGTGACAGCTTATCTTTATGGGTCACTAGATGCCGATATATACATGAGAATACCCGAAGGTATTGAAAATCCTTTTTTGAGGGAGAAAAAGGATCGCAACATGTATAGTATCAAGCTTCAAAAATCattatatggtttaaagcaaTCGGGGAGAATGTGGTATAACCGATTAAGTGAATTCCTCCAGAAGAAGggatatataaataatgatgTTTGTCCTTGCATCTTCACTAAGAAGTCATCAGATGGTTTTTGCATCATCTCTATCTATGTTGATGACATGAACATTGTTGGAACACACAAAGATATTGTGGAAGCATGTTCCTACTTAAAATTGGAGTTTGAAATGAAAAACTTGGGGAAGACTAGGTTTTGTCTCGGCCAGCAGATCGAGCATCTCCCTGGTGGAATTTTTATACACCAGTCAAATTATACAAATAAGCTCTTAGAGAAATTCTATATGGATAAGTCACATCCCCTTAGTACTCCAATGGTGGTTCGGTCCCTTGAAGTGGACAAAGACCCATTTAGACCTAAAGAGGATGATGAGGATATGCTAGGACCTGAAGTCCCATATTTAAGTGCTATTGGTGCTTTACTCTATCTAGCTAACTGCACTAGACCAGATATTGCTTTTGCAGTAAATTTACTTGCTAGATTTAGTGCCTCTCCAACCCAAAGACATTGGAAGGGTGTAAGGCATATCCTTAGATATCTCCAAGGTACAAAAGACCTCGGTCTTTACTTTGAGAGTAACCAGGATATCTCATTGATTGGTTACTCAGATGCTGGCTATATGTCTGATCCTCATAATGCCAAATCACAGACTGGCTATGTTTTCCTTTGTGGAGGTACAGCTATATCTTGGAGGTCTGTTAAACAGACCCTAGTTACTACCTCATCTAATCACTCCGAAATCATTGCCTTATATGAAACCTCACGAGAATGTGTCTGGCTAAGGTCATTGATACATCATATCCATAATTCATGTGGTATAGCGAGCGGAGTTGACAACCCCACTATCTTGTATGAGGACAATGCTGCATGTGTTGCACAGATGAGTAGTGGGTATGTTAAGGGCAACCTTACAAAGCACATTGCGCCTAAGTTCTTTTACCCACATGAACTCCAAAAGAGCGGTGAAATTCTTGTTGAAAAGATTCGCTCTAGTGACAATCTAGCAGATTTGTTCACTAAATCCCTACCGAcgtcaatttttgaaaaatatgttaaCAAGATAGGGATGCGAAGACTtggaagattgttatcttcagggggagcgatAACTTCTAAATATACTCGACTAGGTTATCGAGAAAACCTTGaaaaatcctgaagattaaaccCAGAAGgttttatggttgtactcttttttcctttagctaagttttttcccactgggtttttcttagcataaggtttttaatgaggcaaccggtaCATCACATAATTAgacataccatgtactctttttccctcgactaggtttttcccactgggtttttctagcgaggtttttagtgaggcatgagtatgataaCATGATGGCCAATGGGGAACCTTATTAATCAGTATGGCATCATCTCAAAAATCTTCAGAAGCAAGGAGGAGCACACGAACTTGATCTTCAATGATGTCTTTATCGGGGGGGCAcatattgtactctttttcccttaccCAAAATTTTTCCCCACTGGATTTTTCTTTGGTAAGGTTTTTAAAGAGACGATATAGTGTTCATCCTTTGgacatccaagggggagtgttatgaaataaaaggaaaatgatggaTGTCCAAGTTATGGTTTGAACTTTGGACCATTCACTTAAATGCTAAGACTTAATCCACACAACAACAACTGCTGCTAATGACAAATTTGGAGAACATTTAAGAAGTAAATGTGACTGGAAAGCTAGttcaagatgaagacaaaagcTATGGGTTAGGGGAATTGACCCCTTGACCTTAGGGTAACAAAGAGCATCTAGGCATTTGACAAATCCAACCAAACTAGGACAATTATGTGCATttactgtacatatatatatttgtttactcaTCCCTTGACATTATAAAAACCCCCTCCACTCTTTGTAAAATCATCCAGGATCTTCATATATTAAATGCTTCACTTCTTTCCCATTTCCAGACTTTCGGCCatttcactattattattattactattatttttattattagtagtagtactataatttacaacacaaaatttattattgaataattatgtgaaatattatgtgattattgGTTATAGTGGTATTTGTGGAAATCATCTATACGTATAAATCAAGTAGATTTTCGTATGtcatgtttttattaatttagatatatatatattaacgtGAATATATATGTGTTCAAGAGTTAAAGCTTGGCtgctaaatatttatatatgttcttaattaaatataatcctGTCATTgcatatttgtatacatatgTTCGTGAATAtgtctttattatttatttttacgcTTATGTTCGTGTACATGCCTTTATAATCATTATAGGTGATTAATGTATGTACTTATATCTAAATAGAAGTAATATATTGTGTTCCTCATAACTGGGCAGTGTAACAATCTACTGTGTATACATAATGATGTATTTGAAGTCAAATTATATGTGTAAAGGTGTAAGATTTTGGATAAGTGTGAAACTGTgacatattataaatatatttatttatattcgaGTATGGTAAGAGAACAAGTTAATTGttataaaaagtatttaatCGATTTTGGACATGGAGGATTTATACTTGGATTTTTTTCTTGTGAGTTTGGTCTCTCACAATTTGGTTATGAGGTGGTGGAAGTCCACAATTTGGTTATATTGATACTCACCGGAGTGGGCCGGATAGCTAATCCCACGATTGATTATGGATATGGAGTCTACTTTACATACCGGTGTGGGCCGGATAGTTAATCCCACAGACTCTTTGAGTTCGTTCTACCCATTGGTGTAGGTCTTGGGGGTATGCATACTTAAGGAATTGATCTCAGGCCAACTGTGTGGGTCTCCGGTTGGTTTTTCTTTTGGTCACTGGGGCCGAAGTAATGGCTCTTGCCTGGTATATCTCCTCCTTCTGGACAAAATAGTTAAAGATGGTTAACTGTGAAAATTCTATTGTGGTGGAATATTATAAGTattgtatattatatgttgGTAGTAGTGTATTCAGTAGCATGTTCTTATGTGATTTTATATGATGGCTTATTGGCATACCTGGCATATATAACTAGCATGTTTAGCTTCATATCATGCatgagaaaatttaaaataacaaaGATAAGTTTATAAGGGGTTACATGATGTGCCATTTATGTGTCGTGTGTTTtatgtgctatgtgcaaaatgttttacggggtaGAGTAAGTCTTACAAGCTTTATGCTGAATTTGTTTCTTTGTGTTCTTTTTCCTTAACTCTTTGGTTAGTTGTTTTAGCCTGTGTTTGGGTATAAGTAGTTATCCAAGCGTGGCGGTAGCACCCTCTGTTTCCTTTGGTTTTAATTTCGCTTCTGCAATTGTATTgtcttttaaagaaaatgtatttattttaagagTTTCTTTGGTCTggaaatgggggtgttacaaacaGGTTGGTGATAAGCACAAAGAATAGCACTTAAAAGGGGTcttaattagattaaaagtgcatcattttgacatccgattacaataattgcatgcattttagctcaaatgtgatcaaaatcttctaacatcatttCTAGTAggagttttgaggtatttcacaggttggagagggatttgaggctaaaattgagcaaaagaca encodes:
- the LOC116029691 gene encoding uncharacterized protein LOC116029691, which produces MSSIAKREFTELAIMSSIAKREFTELAIESSIAKREFTELAIDGSNYLTWALDVEMHLTSKNLKQTIADESQSTDAQKAQALIFLRHHLNNDFKNEYLIEKDPHALWKSLKDRFDQQLSIVLPQAQFDWLNLRFQDYKSVIEYNSALHKIVSQLKLCKHEVSESDLIEKTFSTFHASNLVLQQQYRAKNYDKHSELISALLVAEKHNQLLMKNHNARPVGSAPVPEAHNIAKGWKNRRGRGKGRGGRHGRGNRRGMERIGFVPEGQSSYNRGNRRGTERIILTQGNQNSSKKNSGHKQVCYRCGCSGHWSRTCHIPRHLVNAYQMMMKKDDKQPTKNESHHASTSLPAANAVINNDDDDLLMNYEIGDFELEE